The following proteins come from a genomic window of Thiothrix unzii:
- a CDS encoding SIMPL domain-containing protein (The SIMPL domain is named for its presence in mouse protein SIMPL (signalling molecule that associates with mouse pelle-like kinase). Bacterial member BP26, from Brucella, was shown to assemble into a channel-like structure, while YggE from E. coli has been associated with resistance to oxidative stress.): protein MKQQLAALLLGMAAWGVTHAADTPVYDRIAFTVSAEKEVPNDVLTAVLYAEQQGQDTAAMADSVNQAITWAMGVAKQETAVEARTLDYTTNPMYTDSRITGWQVRQSIQLKSKDSKVLSGLLGKLQEKLRIEGINYSVSPEVQGSTEEELINTALANFKKRAEQIKTSMGRAEYRVARLDVQAANDFQPPMMRMAVMDAAPMAAPAPPSLESGKQKLKVNVQAEIELSIN, encoded by the coding sequence ATGAAACAACAACTCGCTGCCTTATTGCTCGGCATGGCTGCTTGGGGTGTTACCCACGCGGCTGATACTCCAGTTTATGATCGCATTGCGTTTACCGTCAGTGCTGAAAAGGAAGTCCCCAACGATGTGTTGACCGCCGTGTTGTACGCAGAGCAACAGGGGCAGGATACCGCAGCAATGGCGGATAGCGTCAATCAGGCGATTACTTGGGCGATGGGCGTTGCTAAACAAGAAACCGCTGTAGAAGCCCGCACACTCGATTACACCACTAATCCGATGTACACCGATTCGCGCATTACCGGCTGGCAAGTACGTCAAAGCATTCAGCTCAAAAGCAAAGACAGCAAGGTTTTGAGCGGTTTACTCGGTAAATTGCAGGAAAAATTGCGCATCGAAGGCATCAATTACAGCGTTTCCCCCGAAGTGCAAGGCAGCACTGAAGAGGAGTTGATTAATACTGCACTGGCTAATTTCAAGAAGCGCGCGGAACAAATCAAAACCAGCATGGGGCGTGCAGAGTACCGTGTGGCGCGGTTGGATGTGCAAGCAGCAAACGATTTTCAACCACCGATGATGCGTATGGCAGTGATGGATGCCGCACCGATGGCAGCTCCCGCACCACCGTCACTGGAAAGCGGTAAACAGAAACTGAAAGTGAATGTGCAAGCCGAGATTGAACTTTCAATCAATTAA
- a CDS encoding (2Fe-2S) ferredoxin domain-containing protein: protein MSYYQYHVFFCTNQRQPGVACCANLDAQALRDYAKQRTKELGLHKDGKSRINTAGCLNRCAEGPVLVVYPEGIWYTYVDREDIDEIIESHLQNGKPVTRLMLDPV from the coding sequence ATGAGTTACTATCAATACCACGTCTTTTTTTGCACCAATCAGCGTCAGCCCGGTGTGGCTTGTTGCGCTAACCTAGATGCGCAAGCTCTGCGCGATTACGCCAAACAACGTACTAAAGAACTCGGTTTGCACAAAGATGGCAAGTCGCGCATCAATACGGCGGGTTGCCTTAACCGTTGCGCGGAAGGCCCGGTGCTGGTCGTTTATCCAGAAGGCATTTGGTATACCTACGTTGATCGCGAAGATATTGACGAAATCATTGAAAGCCACCTGCAAAATGGCAAGCCCGTTACCCGTTTGATGCTTGATCCTGTGTAA
- a CDS encoding bactofilin family protein: MSSKNSSSASVLEHSVEIVGDISFNGNLYLQGRVNGNVVAPVDSTATLYVQEGSEIVGELRAPTIVVAGKIAGDVFVSRHISLKASANVVGNIHYTELQIEEGASVNGTLTRLSAAD, encoded by the coding sequence ATGTCCAGCAAAAACTCTTCTTCCGCTTCAGTGCTTGAGCATAGCGTTGAAATCGTTGGCGATATTTCGTTCAACGGTAATCTTTACCTGCAAGGGCGCGTGAACGGTAATGTGGTAGCCCCGGTGGATTCCACCGCAACGTTATACGTACAAGAAGGCAGTGAAATTGTCGGTGAGTTGCGTGCGCCCACGATTGTCGTTGCCGGTAAAATTGCAGGCGATGTGTTTGTTTCCCGCCACATTTCGCTTAAAGCGAGCGCGAATGTTGTCGGTAATATTCACTACACTGAGCTGCAAATTGAGGAAGGGGCGAGCGTGAATGGCACGCTCACTCGCTTGAGTGCGGCTGACTAA
- a CDS encoding AtpZ/AtpI family protein yields MFYLVSQIALILAVAVLAGLGVGWWVRGLLPTGGRLSAKTLPDDPFDARFRLEQCHRDNSALRRDLKEAEAQVEKLQGRLENAETSDGDVQERLETAEIRVQALMEDLQLRDDTVAALEQELLLLRSKA; encoded by the coding sequence ATGTTTTACTTAGTCTCTCAAATTGCGTTGATTTTAGCCGTTGCCGTGCTGGCAGGCTTGGGTGTGGGTTGGTGGGTGCGTGGTTTGTTACCAACGGGCGGACGTTTGTCGGCTAAAACCTTACCGGATGACCCATTTGATGCCCGTTTTCGTTTGGAACAATGCCATCGTGATAACTCCGCATTGCGCCGTGATTTAAAAGAAGCGGAAGCGCAAGTGGAAAAGCTGCAAGGCCGTTTGGAGAATGCGGAAACCTCCGATGGTGACGTGCAAGAACGTCTGGAAACTGCCGAAATCCGAGTGCAGGCACTGATGGAAGATTTGCAGTTACGTGATGATACCGTGGCAGCGTTAGAACAAGAGTTGTTATTGTTACGTTCCAAGGCATGA
- a CDS encoding M48 family metalloprotease has translation MRYAAVVMGIVLVGLTQLLGCSVNPVSGENQLALMSEGEEVNAGQQAHRDVLAQNPPYRDVALQAYVSRIGQTMAAQSHRNHLPYTFTVLDDPAVNAFALPGGYIYITSGLLAYLNSEAELAGVLAHEIGHVAARHNVSQASWGAVGEIATKILSEKLGNPELISTLGELGLRQYGRDQELQADGLAAEYLARAGYDPAYMVNVIATLQAYDQFTGGGSEPYRDLLSTHPSNDQRLQQLIAQARQYGGGRRDPGHETFLRQIEGLRLPLGNGQTVQVRLLTARPGDNFERLAQSSRLRNNAAMHLRVLNGLFPNGEPRPGQLLKTIQ, from the coding sequence ATGCGCTATGCTGCTGTAGTGATGGGCATTGTGCTGGTCGGGCTAACCCAGTTGTTGGGTTGTTCTGTCAATCCAGTGTCCGGTGAAAATCAGCTTGCTTTAATGTCTGAAGGTGAGGAGGTCAATGCGGGGCAGCAAGCGCATCGCGATGTCCTTGCGCAAAATCCTCCCTATCGCGATGTCGCCTTGCAAGCGTATGTAAGCCGTATTGGTCAAACGATGGCTGCACAAAGCCACCGCAACCACCTGCCCTACACGTTTACAGTGCTGGATGATCCGGCGGTAAATGCTTTCGCCTTGCCGGGTGGGTATATCTACATTACCAGCGGTTTGTTGGCGTACCTGAATTCTGAAGCCGAATTAGCCGGGGTATTAGCCCACGAAATCGGGCATGTGGCGGCGCGGCATAATGTCAGCCAAGCCTCATGGGGCGCGGTGGGGGAAATTGCCACCAAAATCCTTAGCGAAAAACTGGGTAATCCTGAATTAATCAGTACGCTGGGTGAGCTGGGTTTACGCCAATACGGGCGAGATCAGGAATTACAAGCGGATGGTCTGGCGGCGGAATATTTAGCGCGTGCAGGTTATGATCCGGCGTACATGGTGAATGTGATTGCTACCTTACAAGCGTATGATCAGTTTACCGGTGGCGGTTCTGAGCCTTACCGCGATTTACTGTCTACGCATCCTAGCAATGACCAGCGGTTGCAGCAGTTAATTGCGCAAGCGCGTCAGTACGGTGGTGGGCGACGTGATCCGGGGCATGAAACGTTTTTGCGCCAGATTGAAGGTTTGCGTTTACCCTTAGGTAATGGGCAAACTGTACAGGTACGCTTGTTGACAGCGCGTCCCGGTGATAATTTTGAACGCTTGGCGCAATCCAGTCGGTTGCGCAACAATGCGGCGATGCATTTACGGGTATTAAACGGTTTGTTTCCGAACGGCGAACCGCGTCCCGGTCAATTACTAAAAACGATACAATAA
- the fabA gene encoding 3-hydroxyacyl-[acyl-carrier-protein] dehydratase FabA: protein MSRQSSFNREELLQCGRGEMFGPGNAQLPVPNMLMMDRVLEISDDGGAHGKGHILAELDVTPDLWFFDCHFPGDPVMPGCLGLDAMWQMVGFYLAWLGNPGHGRALGVGEVKFFGQVLPTAKKVTYKLELKRVITRKLVMGIADGSLEVDGREIYTAKDLRVGLFTSTANF, encoded by the coding sequence ATGTCTAGACAATCCAGTTTTAACCGTGAAGAACTCCTGCAATGTGGTCGTGGCGAAATGTTTGGCCCCGGTAATGCGCAACTGCCTGTACCGAATATGCTGATGATGGATCGCGTCCTTGAAATCAGTGATGATGGCGGTGCTCACGGCAAAGGTCACATTTTGGCAGAATTGGATGTCACGCCGGATTTATGGTTCTTCGATTGCCATTTCCCCGGTGATCCGGTAATGCCGGGTTGTTTGGGCTTGGATGCAATGTGGCAGATGGTGGGCTTTTATTTGGCATGGCTGGGTAATCCGGGTCATGGTCGTGCATTGGGAGTTGGTGAAGTTAAGTTCTTTGGTCAGGTATTGCCCACCGCAAAGAAGGTGACGTACAAACTCGAACTCAAGCGCGTGATTACCCGCAAATTGGTGATGGGTATCGCTGATGGCAGTTTGGAAGTTGATGGGCGCGAAATTTATACTGCGAAAGACTTGCGGGTAGGTTTGTTTACCTCTACTGCGAATTTCTAA
- the ubiA gene encoding 4-hydroxybenzoate octaprenyltransferase, with protein MMEKLRHYARLVRLDRPIGIYLLLWPTLWALWFAAEGVPDFTILLVFVAGAVLMRSAGCAINDYADRDVDPHVARTKTRPLAAGLITPKEALGVFAVLSLLAFLLALLLNGLTIVLSLVAVLLAATYPFMKRFHHLPQVHLGAAFAWAIPMAFTAVTGVMPPLVAWLLFAAAVLWTTAYDTMYAMCDREDDLKIGVKSTAILFGQHDRVIIGVLQVLTLVLLAVVGWLSARGNWYWLGWAAAVGFSLYQQWLIRRREPLPSLQAFLNNHWLGMCVFVGLAADYAL; from the coding sequence ATGATGGAAAAATTGCGTCATTACGCCCGCTTAGTCCGGCTTGATCGCCCTATCGGTATTTATTTGTTGCTGTGGCCGACGCTGTGGGCATTGTGGTTTGCTGCCGAAGGTGTGCCGGATTTTACGATTTTATTGGTGTTTGTGGCGGGTGCGGTGCTGATGCGCTCGGCGGGCTGTGCGATTAACGATTACGCGGATCGTGATGTTGATCCGCATGTCGCCCGTACTAAAACCCGCCCGTTAGCCGCTGGTTTGATTACCCCGAAAGAAGCGTTGGGGGTATTTGCGGTACTGAGTTTGCTGGCATTTTTACTGGCACTATTACTCAATGGCCTGACTATTGTGCTGTCGTTGGTGGCGGTGTTGCTCGCGGCAACTTACCCGTTTATGAAACGCTTTCATCATTTGCCGCAAGTGCATTTGGGGGCGGCGTTTGCTTGGGCGATTCCGATGGCGTTTACCGCAGTCACGGGGGTAATGCCGCCGTTGGTGGCGTGGTTGCTGTTCGCGGCAGCAGTGTTGTGGACGACGGCTTACGATACCATGTATGCGATGTGTGACCGTGAAGATGATCTGAAAATTGGGGTGAAATCCACCGCTATTTTATTTGGGCAACACGACCGCGTGATCATTGGGGTATTGCAGGTGCTTACCTTGGTGTTGTTGGCAGTGGTGGGGTGGTTAAGCGCACGTGGTAACTGGTATTGGTTGGGTTGGGCGGCAGCGGTGGGTTTTTCGCTATACCAACAGTGGTTGATTCGGCGGCGTGAACCGTTACCCAGTTTGCAGGCATTTTTAAACAATCATTGGCTGGGAATGTGCGTTTTCGTGGGTTTGGCAGCCGATTATGCTTTATGA